DNA sequence from the Lusitaniella coriacea LEGE 07157 genome:
CTGCGCTTTTGTTTTTGTAGAAAGAGGGCTAATTTAGCCGTTGCGGTGGTTTTTCCCGTTCCCTGCAAACCTGCCATTAGGATAATCGTGGGAGGGTTGTCCGCTTCTGCGAGGGGAGCGTTGGTTTCCCCCATCACATCTACCAGTTCGTCGTGGACGATTTTAATGAATTGTTGATCCGGACGCACGCCAGAAATGACTTCTGCACCCGTTGCTTTGGTTTCAACTTCCTTGACAAATGCTTTGACGACTTGCAGGTTAACGTCTGCGGCGAGTAGGGCGCGACGTACCTCTTTGAGGGCATCTTGAATATTGGCTTGGGAAATTTTATCTTGACCGCGCAGTTTTTTCCACGCATCTTCTAATCGTTCGGCTAGAGCATCAAACATAGGTCGATCTTGAATAGTTAATCGCTGATGGCGAGTTACGAATGAGTTGTTTAATAATTAAACAATAGCGCTTTAGGGAGGGTTTCTCCAGACTGTGCGTCTTGCTCGTACTTAGAGAGTGTGCGCGATTGACTAGACAGTGACAGAGCATCACAATCTTCTTCCGGCATTATTCGGTACATTGTTCAAAAATGAGGATAAGTCACGATAGAGAGCCTTCACACGTGGGGAAAAGCACGACCTCTTTATCTGAGCTTTACGATAATTCCTTTATTTTTTAAAGATTGTGTGAAACTGCGGAAAAGTACTGGCACATTTCAAATTATTCTGTTTTACTTTAAGTATAGAAACGCAAGCATTTACTCGGTCAGTTAAAACCCTTACCTTTACTAGGAATTAAGCCATAGGTGCTGACCGCAGTCTACTAAAAAGAATAAAATCTTTCTGCCGAATGGTGCAAATGTGCAATCTACACCTGCTAGATTATGCATCGTTTGAAGGAAGATTGATGTCCAAGCTTTTGCAAGATTTCGCGATTCATTTCGTCAATTTGTGACGTTTGAAATCGTATTGCATTGCGCCCAGATTTTTACTGTCAACCTTTTCTTTTTTAGGAGAAATCAAAGATGTCTACAGCTACTTCAATCAAGAAACTTGCTTTCATTGCTGCCGGATCGTTCGCAATTGCAATGGGAACAGCAAATTTCAACAAAGCTCAAGCTGCATCTATTATTCTCAATGATTCTGCACCACAAACTGTTGCCGGACAAGATTTCAATTTCAGCTTCTCTCCCGTTGCAAAGTCTAACGGCACAGATGGAGTTTTCACAATTCGCGCTCGTGGAGATTACACTTTTGGTTTCCCCGCAACTGAAAGCTTATCTATCGATATTGATGGTATCTTTTCCCAATCTCAAGTAACAGCGACTCCCGCTAACGTGATTAGTAACTTTGGTTTTAACGATAATTTATGGGAGCAAAGCTTTACGATCTCTGGTCTGGATTTACTCAACATCACCCAGGACTCAATCGTAAATATTGCTGTCGATCTTTTACCAGGCGTTAATTTAAGTTTGGCGAATGCCTCTGTAGAGGCAACGCTGGAGTATGAGTCCGTTCCCGAACCCGCTTCAATGTTGGGTTTACTCGCCATCGGTGCAATGGGTGCGGGTTCAGCTCTCAAGCGCAAAAAGAAGGGAGACGCTTAGGCTGGTACGCATTTATAGCAACGGACAGATGAGTTAGAGCAATTCTGGGCGAA
Encoded proteins:
- a CDS encoding PEP-CTERM sorting domain-containing protein (PEP-CTERM proteins occur, often in large numbers, in the proteomes of bacteria that also encode an exosortase, a predicted intramembrane cysteine proteinase. The presence of a PEP-CTERM domain at a protein's C-terminus predicts cleavage within the sorting domain, followed by covalent anchoring to some some component of the (usually Gram-negative) cell surface. Many PEP-CTERM proteins exhibit an unusual sequence composition that includes large numbers of potential glycosylation sites. Expression of one such protein has been shown restore the ability of a bacterium to form floc, a type of biofilm.); protein product: MSTATSIKKLAFIAAGSFAIAMGTANFNKAQAASIILNDSAPQTVAGQDFNFSFSPVAKSNGTDGVFTIRARGDYTFGFPATESLSIDIDGIFSQSQVTATPANVISNFGFNDNLWEQSFTISGLDLLNITQDSIVNIAVDLLPGVNLSLANASVEATLEYESVPEPASMLGLLAIGAMGAGSALKRKKKGDA